The window CCCAGCATTCTCTACTCTGGGGGGGTGACTCCCCGCCTCCTCCGGCTCCCGGCCTCTGGCCGGCTCCTGGTTGCCACCGACATTCAGGGCAACCTGCGCGACTTCCTGCGCATGCTGGAGCTCTTCGAGGCGTCGCCGGAGCGCAGTGTGCTCGTCTTCACCGGGGATCTGGTGCATGGGCCGGACGAGCACACCGAGCAGGACTGGCCGGACTTCCTGGGCACGCCCTACCGCGACGAGTCTCCCGAGGTGGTGCGGGCCTTCCTCGAGGCGGAGGCGCGCTACCCCGGACGGGTCTACTGCCTGATGGGCAACCATGAGCACGCGCACGTGGGGGGCCCTCGCACCGCCAAGTTCCACGACGACGAGGCCCAGGTCCTGGAGGAGCGGATGGGGCCCGGGCCCACGGGGGCCATGCGCACGCTGTTTGCCCGGATGCCGCTGGTGGCGGTGGCCCCCAACGGCGTGGTGCTGCTGCACGCCGCTCCGGCCGCCCACCTCGAGCGCATCGAGGATCTGGAGAACGTGCAGCTCGATGGCTACACCCAGTCGGGCATCGACGACTTCTTCCACGCCTCCGTGCTGGGGCCCATCCTGTGGAGCCGCATGGCGCGGCCAGAGCAGGCCCGCGCCTTCCTCTCCGTGTTTGGCGGTCGCATCGCCATCTACGGACACGACGTGGTGCGCGAGGGCTATGAGCGCGTCGGCGCCGAGCAGCTGTGCGTCTCCACCAGCTTCGCGCTCTTCGATCAGGACAAGACGTACGTGGAGCTGGACCTCGCCCGGGTGTATCCGGACGTCCAGTCCCTGCGCGAGGGTGTCGAGCTGAAGAAGCTCTACACCTGACGGCGCCAGGCCGGCGCCTCTGCGCTCCCCGAGGGGATGAAGCCGTACGGGTCCGTCTTGCGCTGCGGCTCGAGCTCGCCCAGGGACGGGGCGATGCGGATCAACCCCGTGGCCAGCAGCCGGTGTACCGAGCGCGACGCGGCCGCCTCCCCCATGGCCGCGGTGCGCAGCGCCTGGCGGATGCTCGCGCTGCCCCGCAGCTTCGAATACAGGTACAGGTCATCCGCCGTGAGCGACACCGGCAGCGGGCGGGGCAGGGGCTCGAAGAGCAGCCGCCCATCCAGCGAGAACAGCTCGTCACAGACGGCCAGCGTCAGCGCCACCTCCGCCGCGCGGTACAGCGCGTGCGCCTCCGGCAGCGGGCCGCGCTCCAGCACCTGCTCCGTCACCGCCAGCGCGTGGTCGTACCGGCCCTCCTGCATGAAGCGCCGGGCCGCCTCCATCAGATCCGCCACCTGGGTGGCCTCGCCCACCGTGGGTCCCCGGGTCCGCTGCGGCGAGAGCGCTCCGCGCCGGTACAGGTGCATCAGCCGCCGCGCCACGAAGATCCGGGGCTCCTTGCCCGAGGCCAGCAGCTCCGCCAGCGTGGCGCCCGCGTCGGCGCGCTTCATCAGCACCGACTCCTCCTCGGAGAAGCGCCCGCCCGCGTGCTCGCGGAAGACCCGGAACGTGGCGTCCACGCCCGGGAAGACATCTCGGAACACCTTCCACTCGCGCCGCCGCGCCAGCGCGTCCCGGTGCAGCCCCGACAGCGGCATCTTCAGCGCCACCGCCTGCTCCAGCGAGGGCAGCTGCAGGGTGAACTCCACCTCGCCCGAGTCCCAGTTGTAACAGTCGAAGAAGGCCTCGCGCGCCTTGTACTCCAGCGCCTCCACCATGCGCGGCAGCTCCACGAACTGCTGGTGTACCAGGAAGGCCCCGTAGGGCACCTTCGCCACCTCCGCCGCCTCGAAGGCCAGCGCCGCCCGGGGCGCGTCCAGGATGCCCAGGTCCACCAGCACCTGCCCCAGGTGCTCGCTGGGCGTATTGGAGCCCTCGCCCACCAGGAAGCCGCCTCGGAAGAAGAAGTAGCGAACCACCGGGCCGCGCTCCACGCGCAGCGTGCCCTCCGCGCGACGCGAGAGCAGCACGGGGACCACCACCTCCATGGCGTAGTGGCTGAGGCTGCCCTTGAAATGCTCCATTGGTGTCTCTCCCGGTGCCTGCGGGCGCTCGCTTGCTGTCCCGACACGCTAATGGAGCCTGGGGGGTTCCTCAAGCTGTTGATTTTACTGGCAATTTCCGAGGCTGTTACAAAGTTCCAGCTTGGAGCCGCGCGTGTCGCCG is drawn from Hyalangium ruber and contains these coding sequences:
- a CDS encoding metallophosphoesterase family protein, with protein sequence MTPRLLRLPASGRLLVATDIQGNLRDFLRMLELFEASPERSVLVFTGDLVHGPDEHTEQDWPDFLGTPYRDESPEVVRAFLEAEARYPGRVYCLMGNHEHAHVGGPRTAKFHDDEAQVLEERMGPGPTGAMRTLFARMPLVAVAPNGVVLLHAAPAAHLERIEDLENVQLDGYTQSGIDDFFHASVLGPILWSRMARPEQARAFLSVFGGRIAIYGHDVVREGYERVGAEQLCVSTSFALFDQDKTYVELDLARVYPDVQSLREGVELKKLYT
- a CDS encoding DUF4388 domain-containing protein, encoding MEHFKGSLSHYAMEVVVPVLLSRRAEGTLRVERGPVVRYFFFRGGFLVGEGSNTPSEHLGQVLVDLGILDAPRAALAFEAAEVAKVPYGAFLVHQQFVELPRMVEALEYKAREAFFDCYNWDSGEVEFTLQLPSLEQAVALKMPLSGLHRDALARRREWKVFRDVFPGVDATFRVFREHAGGRFSEEESVLMKRADAGATLAELLASGKEPRIFVARRLMHLYRRGALSPQRTRGPTVGEATQVADLMEAARRFMQEGRYDHALAVTEQVLERGPLPEAHALYRAAEVALTLAVCDELFSLDGRLLFEPLPRPLPVSLTADDLYLYSKLRGSASIRQALRTAAMGEAAASRSVHRLLATGLIRIAPSLGELEPQRKTDPYGFIPSGSAEAPAWRRQV